The following proteins are co-located in the Theropithecus gelada isolate Dixy chromosome 19, Tgel_1.0, whole genome shotgun sequence genome:
- the SWSAP1 gene encoding ATPase SWSAP1, with protein sequence MAEALRRVLTRDSAAWSGEENTPAVGPPLLLLGAPGSGKTALLFAAALEAAGEGQGPVLFLTRRPLQSLPRGTGTTLDPMRLQKIRFQYPPSTRELFRLLCSAHEAPGPAPSLLLLDGLEEYLAEDPEPQEAAYLIALLLDTAAHFSHRLGPGRDCGLMVALQTQEEADSGDVLHLALLQRYFPAQCWLQPDAPGPGEHGLRACLDPGGLGPRTEWWVTFRSDGEMMIAPWPTQAGDPSSGKGSSSGGQP encoded by the exons ATGGCGGAGGCGCTGAGGCGGGTGCTGACCAGGGACAGTGCGGCCTGGTCCGGGGAGGAGAACACGCCTGCCGTCGGACCACCTTTGCTGCTTCTCGGCGCACCAGGGTCTGGAAAAACAGCGCTGCTATTTGCTGCGGCCCTAGAGGCGGCGGGGGAGGGCCAAGGCCCAGTCCTCTTCCTGACACGGAGGCCTCTACAAAGCCTGCCCCGCGGGACCGGAACGACTCTAGACCCAATGCGACTCCAG AAGATCCGCTTCCAGTACCCACCCTCAACCCGAGAGCTTTTCCGGCTCCTGTGCTCTGCCCATGAAGCCCCGGGGCCAGCCCCCTCCCTTCTGCTGCTCGATGGCCTAGAAGAGTACCTAGCGGAAGACCCAGAGCCCCAGGAAGCCGCCTACCTCATTGCCTTACTTCTAGACACAGCTGCCCACTTCAGCCACCGGCTTGGGCCTGGCCGGGACTGTGGGCTCATGGTGGCCCTCCAGACCCAGGAGGAGGCAGATAGTGGGGACGTCCTGCACCTGGCACTGCTCCAGCGGTATTTTCCTGCCCAGTGCTGGCTGCAGCCAGATGCACCAGGTCCAGGAGAACACGGCCTCCGAGCCTGCCTGGATCCAGGCGGGCTGGGCCCCAGAACAGAGTGGTGGGTGACTTTCCGATCAGATGGAGAAATGATGATTGCTCCATGGCCCACCCAGGCTGGTGACCCCAGCTCAGGCAAGGGTTCAAGCTCTGGAGGCCAGCCCTGA
- the EPOR gene encoding erythropoietin receptor, which yields MDHLGASLWPQVGSLCLLLAGAAWATPPNLPDPRFESKAALLVARGPEELLCFTERLEDLVCFWEEAASAGVSPDNYSFSYHLEDEPWKLCRLHQAPTARGAVRFWCSLPTADTSSFVPLELRVTAASGAPRYHRIIHINEVVLLDAPVGLVARLADESGHIVLRWLPPPEAPMTSHIRYEVDVSAGNGAGSVQRVEILEGRTECVLSNLRGRTRYTFAVRARMAEPSFGGFWSAWSEPVSLLTPSDLDPLILTLSLILVLILVLLTVLALLSHRRALKQKIWPGIPSPESEFEGLFTTHKGNFQLWLYQNDGCLWWSPCTPFTEDPPASLEVLSERCWGTMQAVEPGTDDEGPLLEPVGSGHAQDTYLVLDKWLLPRNPPSEDLPGPDGSVDTVAMDEGSEASSCSSALASKPSPEGASAASFEYTILDPSSQLLRPWALSPELPPTPPHLKYLYLVVSDSGISTDYSSGDSQGAQGGLSDGPYSNPYENSLIPAAEPLPPSYVACS from the exons ATGGACCACCTCGGGGCGTCCTTGTGGCCCCAGGTCGGCTCCCTTTGTCTCCTGCTCGCTGGGGCCGCCTGGGCGACCCCGCCCAACCTCCCGGACCCCAGGTTTGAGAGCAAAG CGGCCTTGCTGGTGGCCCGCGGACCCGAAGAGCTTCTGTGCTTCACCGAGCGGTTGGAGGACTTGGTGTGTTTCTGGGAGGAAGCGGCGAGTGCTGGGGTGAGCCCAGACAACTACAGCTTCTCCTACCACCTCGA GGATGAGCCATGGAAGCTTTGTCGCCTGCACCAGGCTCCCACGGCTCGTGGTGCGGTGCGCTTCTGGTGTTCGCTGCCTACAGCCGACACGTCGAGCTTCGTGCCCCTAGAGTTGCGCGTCACAGCAGCCTCCGGCGCTCCGCGATATCACCGTATCATCCACATCAATGAAGTAG TGCTCCTGGACGCTCCCGTGGGGCTGGTGGCGCGGCTGGCTGACGAGAGCGGCCACATAGTGTTGCGCTGGCTCCCGCCGCCTGAGGCACCCATGACGTCCCACATCCGCTACGAGGTGGACGTCTCGGCCGGCAACGGCGCAGGGAGCGTGCAGAGG GTGGAGATCCTGGAGGGCCGCACCGAATGTGTGCTGAGCAACCTGAGGGGCCGGACGCGCTACACCTTCGCCGTCCGCGCGCGTATGGCTGAGCCGAGCTTCGGCGGCTTCTGGAGCGCCTGGTCGGAGCCTGTGTCGCTGCTGACGCCTAGCG ACCTGGACCCCCTCATCCTGACGCTCTCCCTCATCCTCGTGCTCATCCTGGTGCTGCTGACCGTGCTCGCCCTGCTGTCCCACCGCCG GGCTCTGAAGCAGAAGATCTGGCCTGGCATCCCAAGCCCAGAGAGCGAGTTTGAAGGCCTCTTCACCACCCACAAGGGTAACTTCCAG CTGTGGCTGTACCAGAACGATGGCTGCCTGTGGTGGAGCCCCTGCACCCCCTTCACAGAGGACCCACCTGCCTCCCTGGAAGTCCTCTCAGAGCGCTGCTGGGGGACGATGCAGGCAGTGGAGCCGGGGACAGATGATGAGGGCCCCCTGCTGGAGCCGGTGGGCAGTGGGCATGCCCAGGATACCTATCTGGTGCTGGACAAATGGTTGCTGCCCCGGAACCCGCCCAGTGAGGACCTCCCAGGGCCCGATGGCAGTGTGGACACAGTGGCCATGGATGAAGGCTCAGAAGCATCCTCCTGCTCATCTGCTTTGGCCTCAAAGCCTAGCCCAGAGGGAGCCTCTGCTGCCAGCTTCGAGTACACCATCCTGGACCCCAGCTCCCAGCTCTTGCGTCCATGGGCACTGTCCCCTGAGctgccccctaccccaccccacctAAAGTACCTGTACCTTGTCGTATCTGACTCTGGCATCTCAACTGACTATAGCTCAGGGGACTCCCAGGGAGCCCAAGGGGGCTTATCCGATGGCCCCTACTCCAACCCTTATGAGAACAGCCTTATCCCAGCCGCTGAGCCTCTGCCCCCTAGCTATGTGGCTTGCTCTTAG